A portion of the Cololabis saira isolate AMF1-May2022 chromosome 17, fColSai1.1, whole genome shotgun sequence genome contains these proteins:
- the mzt1 gene encoding mitotic-spindle organizing protein 1 gives MASAANTNLNAVRETMDVLLEISRLLNTGLDMESLSICVRLCEQGINPEALSSVIKELRKASESLKVSENCTN, from the exons ATGGCAAGTGCAGCAAATACAAACCTCAACGCTGTCCGGGAGACCATGGACG TTCTGCTGGAGATTTCCAGGTTGCTGAACACTGGTTTGGACATGGAGTCTCTGTCTATATGTGTGAGACTGTGTGAGCAAGGCATCAACCCTGAAGCCCTGTCTTCAGTCATCAAAGAGCTGCGGAAGGCTTCTGAATCACTCAAG GTCTCTGAGAATTGCACAAACTGA